Proteins from a genomic interval of Zingiber officinale cultivar Zhangliang chromosome 2A, Zo_v1.1, whole genome shotgun sequence:
- the LOC122040374 gene encoding exocyst complex component EXO70H1-like has protein sequence MARKSLRSLLPSYSFGRRGGSPESSPRPAPQQQRRRVSDDVIEKWVAAAEALVAKWDRDVGSAAVLFCDDHREEARAFLDAVGDLQRAMLSFVSGAGGVAAAESSHAALVSAQSMMQAAMRRLEKEFRRILTDNRYFCRDLKAVSVRSSSRLSASEDGDDSSVGRADDSAGEVENAAAVAVAMGDLRAIAETMVSAGYRKECVKVYKLLRKSVVDEELRRLKFDSLSPNSQVRKLDWAALEIKIRSWLSAAPAAFSTLFSGERILLEHVFAGCDSIRDAVFGEIANDAAVHFLRLPEAVAKSKRSRDKTARLLDLYDAVSELLPEVNSLFSFDSTSAVREQALASLSKLGETIRTTVADFEEALLKENSKFLFPGGGIHPLTRRAMDYIAVLADYKTSLAEIFDGSHTTANPLSPSISEPRQAGSEVARLLARLMLALNCKLDAKAAAYGDAALSHLFLANNFQYVANRARACSLSGVLGEEWAARHEGKARQHAEGYERAAWGKVAAAVPAREVAPGEARERMRAFSAGLEGACAAQEGWVVVDSRMREDVSAVVRGMILPAYRSFHERWRSTPEVATVARFSPEEVGVRIADLFAGSDDGPDPNSYSSYRIGHDSDSSRSDGSGSSRHSRSV, from the coding sequence ATGGCGAGAAAGAGTCTGCGCAGCCTTTTGCCTTCTTACTCCTTCGGCCGCCGTGGCGGATCGCCGGAGTCGTCGCCTCGGCCGGCGCCGCAGCAGCAAAGGCGTAGGGTATCGGATGATGTGATTGAGAAATGGGTCGCGGCGGCTGAGGCCCTGGTCGCGAAGTGGGATCGCGACGTCGGCTCCGCCGCCGTTCTGTTCTGTGACGACCACCGCGAGGAGGCGCGTGCGTTTCTCGATGCGGTGGGTGACCTCCAGCGCGCCATGCTCAGCTTCGTCTCCGGCGCGGGGGGCGTGGCGGCGGCGGAGTCGTCCCACGCCGCTCTCGTTAGCGCACAGTCGATGATGCAGGCCGCTATGCGTCGCCTCGAGAAGGAGTTCCGCCGGATTCTCACTGACAACCGATACTTCTGTCGCGATCTGAAAGCCGTCTCCGTTCGGTCTTCCTCCCGGTTGAGCGCCTCCGAGGATGGCGACGACAGCAGCGTTGGCAGGGCAGATGATTCCGCCGGCGAAGTCGAGAACGCCGCCGCGGTCGCCGTTGCCATGGGCGACCTTCGGGCCATCGCTGAGACCATGGTCTCCGCCGGGTACAGGAAGGAGTGCGTCAAGGTATATAAGCTCCTCCGCAAGTCCGTCGTCGACGAGGAGCTCCGGCGACTCAAATTCGACAGTCTCTCCCCGAATTCGCAGGTCCGCAAGCTGGATTGGGCGGCGCTCGAGATCAAAATCAGATCTTGGCTCTCCGCCGCGCCCGCCGCCTTCTCCACTCTGTTTTCCGGCGAGCGGATTCTCTTGGAGCACGTCTTCGCTGGATGCGACTCCATCCGCGACGCCGTCTTTGGCGAAATTGCGAACGATGCCGCCGTCCATTTCTTACGGCTgccggaggcggtggccaaatcGAAGCGGTCGAGGGACAAAACGGCTCGACTTCTGGACCTCTACGATGCGGTCTCCGAGCTGCTACCGGAGGTGAACTCGTTGTTCTCCTTCGATTCTACTTCCGCCGTCCGGGAGCAGGCCCTCGCCTCGCTCTCTAAGCTCGGAGAGACCATCCGCACTACCGTCGCCGACTTCGAAGAGGCTCTGTTGAAGGAGAACTCAAAGTTTCTGTTTCCCGGCGGCGGAATTCACCCGCTCACGCGTCGAGCGATGGACTACATCGCCGTGCTTGCGGACTACAAAACCTCACTCGCCGAGATCTTCGACGGGTCGCACACGACGGCGAATCCGTTGTCGCCGTCGATTAGCGAGCCGCGGCAAGCCGGGTCGGAGGTGGCCAGGCTGTTGGCGCGGCTAATGCTGGCGCTGAACTGCAAGCTCGACGCGAAGGCGGCGGCGTATGGAGACGCCGCCTTGTCCCACCTCTTCCTGGCGAACAACTTCCAGTACGTGGCCAACAGGGCGCGGGCATGCTCGCTGAGCGGTGTGCTGGGAGAGGAATGGGCGGCGCGGCACGAGGGGAAAGCGAGGCAGCACGCGGAGGGATACGAGCGTGCGGCGTGGGGTAAGGTGGCAGCGGCGGTGCCGGCCAGGGAGGTGGCGCCGGGGGAGGCGCGCGAGCGGATGCGGGCGTTCAGCGCGGGGCTGGAGGGTGCGTGCGCCGCGCAAGAAGGGTGGGTGGTGGTGGACTCCAGAATGAGGGAGGACGTGAGCGCGGTGGTCAGGGGGATGATCCTTCCGGCGTACCGGAGTTTCCACGAGCGTTGGCGGTCGACGCCGGAGGTGGCGACGGTGGCCAGATTCTCGCCGGAGGAGGTCGGTGTCCGGATAGCGGACCTCTTCGCCGGGTCGGATGACGGACCCGATCCCAATTCTTATTCGAGTTATCGGATCGGGCACGACTCCGACTCCTCTCGATCCGATGGCTCGGGCTCTTCCCGCCATTCCCGGTCCGTTTAA